A section of the Pseudanabaena mucicola str. Chao 1806 genome encodes:
- a CDS encoding LysR family transcriptional regulator, protein MRLEQLQAFLAVAETGNFQQAAQKCGVSQSTISRQVQSLEATVGLSLFHRQGNAKLTLGGDRLLPHAKKICQIWATAEQELTDLQAGKQTELCVAGIPSACAYQLPPILQKFSRTYPNVQLRVTTLGSDRALKVLKDGLIDIAIVMNNPFLTASSEMVITRLYEEKIQLLLPAQHPLSKKEIITWRDLDNFPQAVFKDGYGLQRLVQDQFNRQGIRLNAALELNALEAFRGVVKQGSLIALLPETFLVELNYDPDLVVRSLGEPSLTREIVLVTTIDRIQIPPIQYFCKLAAEMVQREIPVILKSAFTS, encoded by the coding sequence ATGCGTTTGGAACAGTTACAGGCTTTTTTAGCAGTTGCAGAAACGGGAAACTTTCAACAGGCAGCTCAGAAGTGTGGCGTTAGTCAATCAACGATCAGCCGACAAGTGCAGTCTCTGGAGGCAACAGTTGGCTTATCATTGTTTCATCGTCAGGGGAATGCCAAGCTGACTTTGGGAGGCGATCGCCTATTACCTCATGCCAAGAAAATTTGTCAGATCTGGGCAACTGCCGAGCAGGAGCTAACCGATTTGCAAGCGGGTAAGCAAACAGAACTCTGTGTTGCGGGAATTCCCTCAGCCTGTGCCTATCAATTACCGCCGATACTGCAAAAATTTTCACGAACCTATCCAAACGTACAACTGCGGGTAACGACATTAGGAAGCGATCGCGCTCTTAAGGTTCTCAAAGATGGCTTAATTGATATTGCGATTGTAATGAATAATCCATTTCTGACAGCGAGTTCAGAAATGGTGATCACAAGATTATATGAAGAAAAGATTCAATTATTGCTACCCGCTCAACATCCACTGAGCAAAAAAGAAATTATAACTTGGAGGGATCTCGATAACTTTCCACAAGCTGTATTTAAGGATGGCTATGGATTACAGCGCCTAGTGCAAGATCAGTTCAATCGTCAGGGAATTCGCCTGAATGCTGCTTTGGAACTAAATGCGCTTGAAGCTTTTCGAGGAGTAGTAAAGCAGGGTAGTTTGATTGCGCTGTTGCCTGAAACTTTTTTAGTGGAGTTAAACTACGATCCTGACTTGGTAGTGCGATCGCTCGGTGAACCCAGCTTAACTCGCGAAATTGTCCTAGTGACAACCATTGATCGCATTCAAATTCCACCGATTCAATACTTTTGTAAGCTCGCTGCCGAAATGGTACAACGGGAAATTCCCGTCATCTTAAAAAGTGCTTTTACTTCTTAA